From a single Paenibacillus sp. FSL R5-0345 genomic region:
- the thrB gene encoding homoserine kinase — MSTYGVARVKVPASTANLGPGFDTLGMALPLYAWIEMEEAEETVFHLYGDEMKGVARDKSNLLYKVAQMIFAEAGVTVPEISISMYSEIPLTRGLGSSASAIIGGMVAANTMIGSPLDDAKLFDMATQLEKHPDNVGASLFGGIITAVWDGDHADYVRLDPPQDLEVLVVIPEFELETTKARGVLPTEISVSDAVYNISRTSLMTASFASGRLDLISRAMQDRLHQPYRAALIPGMEKLLAEAPKHGALGIALSGAGPTLLCLVDRRETRKSELEAFLKNTMQEHGISAKTCWLMPCTSGVTSELLKRNEMQNVSFLDMIKGEVRS; from the coding sequence ATGAGTACTTATGGAGTAGCAAGGGTTAAAGTACCTGCTAGTACTGCCAATCTTGGTCCGGGCTTCGATACTCTTGGCATGGCATTGCCGCTGTATGCCTGGATTGAGATGGAGGAAGCAGAGGAGACAGTTTTTCATCTATATGGTGACGAGATGAAGGGAGTGGCTCGGGATAAGAGTAATTTACTCTATAAGGTCGCTCAAATGATATTTGCAGAGGCTGGCGTTACGGTGCCTGAAATATCTATTTCGATGTACTCTGAGATTCCGCTTACGCGTGGACTCGGCAGCAGTGCCTCGGCCATCATTGGGGGCATGGTCGCAGCTAATACGATGATCGGCTCTCCGCTCGATGATGCGAAGCTGTTTGATATGGCTACCCAGCTTGAGAAGCATCCTGACAATGTAGGAGCTTCCTTATTTGGTGGCATCATTACCGCAGTGTGGGACGGTGATCATGCGGATTACGTTCGCCTTGATCCACCTCAAGACCTTGAGGTTCTCGTGGTTATTCCTGAATTCGAGCTGGAAACCACAAAAGCACGGGGAGTGCTTCCAACAGAAATCTCAGTTAGTGATGCTGTGTACAACATCAGTAGAACCTCTTTAATGACGGCATCGTTTGCATCAGGTCGGCTTGACCTGATCAGTAGAGCGATGCAGGATCGTTTGCATCAACCTTATCGGGCAGCGCTTATTCCAGGCATGGAGAAGCTGCTCGCGGAAGCACCTAAACATGGTGCTTTAGGGATCGCACTTAGCGGTGCCGGCCCTACGCTACTGTGTTTAGTTGATCGCCGTGAGACTCGTAAGAGTGAGCTTGAGGCTTTTCTGAAGAATACGATGCAAGAACACGGCATCTCTGCTAAGACTTGCTGGCTGATGCCTTGTACTTCAGGTGTTACATCAGAGCTGCTTAAAAGAAACGAGATGCAAAACGTATCATTTTTGGATATGATAAAAGGAGAAGTACGGTCATGA